The Kribbella sp. HUAS MG21 genome includes the window CGGGGCTGGCGGCAACGATCGTCGAGCGCGGCCACGAGGTCGCCCACCACTCGTACAGCCATCGCGCGCCGACGTCGATGAACGCGGTCGAGCAGCGCGCCGACTTCGAGCGCGCCCTGGAGGTTTTCGATGCCCAGGGCATCGAGATCACCGGGCACCGGGCCGCGCTGTGGGAGGCCACGCAGACCACGCTCGAGCTGGTCGCGGAGCACGGGCTGACGTACGACTCGTCGCTGATGGGCGACGACCGGCCGTACCTGCTGGGGGTCGACGGCCGCCCGGTCGCGGAACTCCCGGTGCACTGGTCGCTCGACGACTGGGAGCAGTACGCGTTCCTCCCGGCGCCACAGATCGGGTCGGTCATCGAGTCCCCGCGCAAGGTGCTGGAGCTGTGGCAGGCCGAGCTCGACGCGATGCGGCACTACCGGTGCCTGTTCAACCTGTGCCTGCACCCGTTCCTGTCCGGCCGCCCGAGCCGGCTGCTGGCACTGCGCGACCTGATCGAGACGGCCCAGTCCCGCGGCGACGTCCACTTCGCCCGCTGCCGCGACCTCGCCGCCGCCACCTACGCCGACCCCGCCCTCGAACGGCGTGACCCGCCGAACGTCACGGCGGATCCGGCCGTCTACCCCGACTGACCCGGCTTGTCGCTCAGCAGGGCGATCGCGCGCGATGCGGCGGCGATGGGTTCGTCCAGCCAGGCCGGGATCGGCCCGCCGATCAGACCGCGGACCATGCCGTACGGCGTATCGCGGCACGCCAGCGCGACGAGTTCAAGCCGCCGCTGCGTGATCCGCCCGTACCGGCGACGGGTGAGCGCTGCGATGTGCTCGGAGACCGGGACGTTGAGCACCTCGAGGTCCGCGGCGAGCTCCGCGGGCGGGTCGGCCATCAGCAGCTGGTAGCGGAACAGCGTCAGCGTCCGGGCCTCGGCCGGGTGCTCCCGGCAGAACCTCGGAATCTGTAGCCCGGTCTCGACGATCGCCTCGACCGGGTCGTCGATGCCAAGGTCCGCGAACGTGCTCTGGAACTGCCGCACACACCGCATCCAGGCCGAGACGAACAACGACTGCCGCGAGGGGAAGCGGTGGTAGATCGACCCCGACGGGGCGTTCAGCAGCTTGGTCACGTCGGCGACCGTCGCCGCGTGCCCGCGGTCCCGGACGGCCAGGACGGCGGCATCGAGGATCTCGTCCCGTGAGTACAGCGCACGTTTCGCCACGCCACCACCTTATGCGGCCGCTCGACCCCGGCTCGGCCGGTTCTGCCATATTAGATACTCTTCTCTAGATAAGTCTCTCCAATGAGCGGAGTTCTCGGCATGTCCCAGCAGCGCCGGTCGTTGCGGCGGGCGGCCCTCGCCGTCGCCTGCCTGGCCCCTGTGCCGTACCTGGTCCTCAAAGTGCTGTGGCTGAGCGGTTCGTCGATCGGTACGACGACCGCGGCCGGCGCCGGCGCGATGCACGAGACGAGGTTCGTCGTCGGCAACCTGATCACCGTCGGCCTGATGCTCGTCGCGGTCGCCTTCGCGATCGCCCTGACCCGGCCGAGTGCGCACCGGGTGCCGGCCTGGCTCGTGTTCGTCCTGGGCGCGGGGGTGACCGGACTGCTGGCGCCGATCCTCCTCGGCCTACCGGTCGGCCTGATCCTCCAGTTGGCCGCCGGTGAAGTCGCCGCGGACGAGGGTCTGGCCCCGTGGGTGTTCGGCGTCGTCTACAGCGGGTTCGCCCTGCTCGGTATCGCGATGGCCGTCCTGTTGGCGCAGTACGTCGTGACCCGCTGGGGTCAGCTCATCGCGAGGCCCCCGGAGCTGCCGAGGGTCGCGCCGCTCGTCGGCGGCGCGCTGGGGCTGGTGCCCTTCGGCCTGGCCAACCTCTACTGGGGCCTGGCCGGGCCGGGCTCCACGGGACCGCAAGGGATGGAACTCGTTGCCCAGCGCACGGTTCTCGTCGTGAGCGGACTGCTGGGTCTGGCTGCCTTCGCCGTACCGTTCCTGTCCCGGGGCGTGGGCCCGAGGCTCGCGTGGCTGATCACCTGGACCGGTTGCTGCGTGGCCGCCTTCCAAGGACCGACGCAGATCCTGCTGGCGAACGACGGCGACGTACGGCCGATGATCGTCCTGCTCACACTGCTCTCGACCCCGGGCAGTGCTCTGTATGGCCTCAGCCTCCTCCGCCGTACCTGGTCCAGGTCACGAGCGGTGGCTGTCACGCCTGTCTGACCGTCGGCATCTCGTGAGCAGAGATGCCAACGACGGAAGGCAGGACAGCGATGAGCAAGGTCTGGTTCGTCACCGGTTCGTCCCGCGGTCTGGGGCGCGCGTTCGTCGAGGCCGCCCTGGCGCGCGGGGACCGGGTCGCCGCGACCGCCCGGAACGCCGCGAGCCTCGACGACCTCGTCACCGAGTACGGCGTCACCGAGTACGGCGACGCCGTACTCCCGCTCGCGATGGACGTGACCGACAAGGACGCCGTGTTCGCGAGCGTCGACCGCACGAAGGAGCACTTCGGTCGTCTCGACGTGGTCGTCAACAACGCCGGCCACGCGCAGATCGGCGCCGTCGAGGAACTGACCGAGCAACAGTTGCGCGACCAGCTGGAGGCCAACCTGTTCGGGGCGGTCTGGGTGGTCCAGGCGGCGCTGCCGCACCTGCGGGAGCAGGGCTCCGGGCACATCTTCCAGCTGTCCTCGGCCGCCGGCCTGCTGGCGATGCCGCTGGGCGGGGCCTATCACGCCTCCAAGTGGGCCCTCGAAGGCCTGAACGAGGCGCTCGCACTCGAGGTCGCCGACTTCGGGATCAAGGTCACGATCATCGAGCCGGGCGGCTACGCCACCCGCGGCGGCAAGAACCCGGACCCGCTGAACAACGGTTTCCTCGCCGATCCCAACCCGGCGTACGACGACCTGCGCAAGCGGCTGGCCGGTGCCATGGGCAACCAGCCCGCGGGCGACCCCGCGGCCGCCGCCCAGGTGCTCCTCGAACTGGCCGACGCCGACAACCCGCCGCTGCGCGTGCTCTTCGGCCAGGGCTTCCAGCCGATGCTCGAGAAGGTGTACGCCGACCGCCTGCGGAACTGGAAGGACACCGAGGACCTCGCCCGCCGCGCCCAGGGCTGACGTCGAGCCCTTGCCTGACCTGTCGATTTTCGATAGATTTGCATCGTTGATCGATTAAGGGGTCGGGTATGGGACGAGTAGCTGTGCTCGCGTTGCGGGTCGTGCTGGCGATCGCGCTGGCAGGGTCGCTGGTGGTGCAGGGCCTGATGGTGCCGCTGTTGTGGATGGATCTCGACGACGCGCCGGCCGCGGTCCGGATCCCCGTGGTGGTGATCGTGGTGCTCGGCATCGTCACGCTGCAGGTGACCGCGGTGTGCATCTGGCGGCTGCTCACGATGGTTCGCCGGGGCACCGTGTTCTCGCACGGTGCCTTCCGGTACGTCGACATCGTGATCGGCGCGATCGCCGCGGCGTCGCTGCTCACCTTCGGGATGGCCGTCGCGCTGGCGCCGGGGGAGGCGGTCGCCCCCGGCATCGTCGGCCTGGTGTGCGGACTGTCGGTGGTCGTGGCCGGCGTGGCGCTGGTGGTCTACGTCCTGCGGATGCTGCTCGCCCAGGCCGTCGCCACCGACCACGAGGCGCAGCAACTCCGGGCCGAGCTCGACGAGGTCATCTGATGCCGATCGTCGTCGACGTCGACGTCATGCTCGCCAAGCGCAAGATGGCCGTCGGCACCCTCGCCGACCGCGTCGGCATCACCCCCGCCAACCTCGCCGTCCTCAAGAACGGCCGCGCGAAAGCAGTCCGCTTCAGCACCCTCGCCGCCCTCTGCGAGGCCCTCGACTGCCAACCCGGCGACCTCCTCCGCTGGATCCCGGAGGATACCGAGGCCACGTCCGACCGCAGCGCCTGAGCACCACGGCTGTACGCCGTCTGTCACCGCGTCGGCGGCTGTTGAGAATCGTGTAAGGCATCAGCTGCCATCGTCGTCGCAGGCGGGCTGGGGGATCGGCAACGGGGGCGATGGCCCAGTCGCGCGTAGTTCCGCGACTGGAGGAGTTGGGTCCTGTGCCACGTTCACGTCTCTCGGCGTCGAGGCGGCGCCTCAGGCGTCTTGCCGGGGTAGTCGCGCTGTGCTTGTTCACACCGTTGCTCTCCCCGAGTATCGGGGCCTCCGCGGCACCGCGGACAACGACGGCCGAGCCGGCGCCCGTCGCGGCGGCGGCGGACCTCGCCGGGGCCACGCGCGCCGCGCGCCGGCAGGGCACCAGGGTCGAGGTCACGGGACTGCGGTCGGAGGATCGCACCGTCTTCGCACAGCCGGACGGCTCGTCGATCGTGGAGCTGTCCGCGGGGCCGGTGCGGATCCGCCGCGGGAAGCAATGGGAGGGCATCGACACCGATCTCGTCCGCAGGTCCGACGGTACCGTCGCACCGAAGGCGGCCGCGGTGGACGTGGCGTTCTCGGCCGGCGGTGCCGTACCGATGGTGCGGTACGGCAAGAGCGGTGCCCGGATCACGCTGACCTGGCCCGGATCGCTGCCGGTACCGGAGCTGGACGGGCCGTCGGCGACCTATCGCGAGGTTCGGCCCGGTGTGGACCTGGTACTGCGGGCCGAGTCCACCGGCTACACCCAGCACCTCGTGGTGCACACCCGGCAGGCCGCCCGTCAGCTGACGCAGGTGAAGCTGGGGCTGCGGACCGAGGGCGTGCGGGTGACGGCGACGACGTCCGGCGGACTGGAGGCCCGGACGCCCGCCGGCGCGGTCGTCTTCACGGCGCCGCCCTCCGCGATGTGGGACTCCGGTACGCCGGCCCGCCGTTCGGTCGCCGCGGTGTCGGTGGGTACGTCGTCGCTCACGATCACCCCGGATCAGCGCCTGATGCGTGACCCGCGCGCCAAGCTGCCGATCGTGGTCGACCCGAACTGGGCGACGTACGGGAAGTCGTTCTGGACCTCGGTCTCGCAGGGCAAGCCGCACAGCGCCTTCCCGAACGCCAGTCCCGGCGGCGCCGACGTGGCGCAGGTCGGCGTGTGTGCCTTCGCGGGCTGCAACGACATCGGGGTGATGCGCTCGTACTTCCAGTTCGACACCCACGCGGGCGGCATCCTGGTCGGGAAGCGGATCATGGGTGTCTGGCTGGACTCGGCCGTGGTCCACAGTCCGAGCTGCACCACCCAGCGGCACGTGTTGCTCGGCACCAGCCAGATCGGGCCCGGCACCACCTGGGCGAACGCGCCGGGCGGCTGGCAGATCAGTGAGTCGAACGCACCCGGATCCTACGACCGCGGCGGCTGCGGCGGCTGGAAGCCGTTCTCGTTCGTGCTGCCGACCAACCACGTGAACCCGTCGAGTACGTCGACGTACATCATCCGGGCCGGCAACGAGGGGGACGCGGCCAGTTGGCGTAAGTACGACCCGCACGCGACGAAGCTGCGCATCCGGTTCAACGCGGCACCGAACGCGCCGGGCAGCGTGCGCACTGACCCGGCCCTCCCGGCGCCGTGCAAGTGGTGCGCCGGCATGCGGTACTTCGGCGGCGACTCGATCCGGCTGATCGCCGGCCTGTCCGACCCGGACGGCAACGCGGTCCTGCCGCAGTGGGACATCCACACCAACGGAGCGGTGACTACCAGGTACGGCGCCCTGCAGGCGAACGGGTCCTTCCACGACACCACCGTCGCGCTTGCCGACGGCAACAAGATGGACTGGTACGTGCGCGGCTGGGACGTCGACGAGAACACCGGGCAGCGCCTCGACTTCAGCCCGTGGACGCACGGACCCGGCCCGTTCGTGGTCGACCGCACGCCCCCGTCGTCGGGACCGAAGGTGACCGGAATTCTCTACCAGGACGACAACCGCTGGCACGGGGGAGTGGGCGTGCCGGGCACGTTCGTGCTCGAGCGCACGAAGGTCACCGGCAGCGATCCGGGCACCGCGGACGTCGATCACTACCTGTGGGGCACCACCTTCCCACCGACCAACCCGGCGCCGGCCGACGCGCTCGGCGGCAAGGCGACCATCAGTGTCACGCCCGCTTCCGACCAGCCGCAGGAGCTGTTCGTGCAGAGCGTCGACCGGGCCGGCAACAAGAGCCCGGCCACGACGTACCGCTACTACGTCCGTCCCGGCAGCGGTCCGCTGGCGCAATGGTCCTTCGAGGGCAGCACCGAGGACACCGCCGCCCTCGGCGACCGGGACGGCACGTTGGGCGGCACAGCCCGCTACGCGCCCGGCGCGATCGGACTGGGGCTGCAACTCGACGGGGCGCAACACACGACGAACATGACCGCGCCGAACACCGTACGCACCGACGCCAGCTTCTCGGTGTCGGCCTGGGTGAAGCCGCAGCCGACCCGCTCCGTCCAGGTGATGGCGATCGCCGCCCAGGACGGTGCGCCGTACAACAGCGGCTTCTATCTGCAGTACCGCGGTGACACGAACAAGTGGGCGCTGCTCATGCTGAACAACGGCACCAGCATCAGTCCACCTGGCACTTACGCGTTCGCCACAGCACCGGCCCAGCTCGACAGGTGGTCGCACGTCACGGGGGTGTACGACCGAGCGGCCAACGTGATCAGGCTCTACGTGAACGGTGTCCGGGTCGCCGAGCAGGCACTGCCGTCCGGGTTCGCCCCGTGGCATGCGTCGGGTCCGCTGGCGGTCGGTCGGCAGAAGTGCGGTGCCGACCCGTGCGATCCGTGGTCCGGTGGCATCGACGAGGTGAAGGTCTACGACCGAGTGCTGACCGACGACGAAATCCGGGCCGCGGTCGGCCAGGACGACGTGCAGACGGCACACTGGGCGTTCGAGGAAGCCGCCGGCACCACGACGCGCAACCAGGTGGACGGCGGTGAGGCCGCCGTACTGCAGGAGGGTGCCGCGCTCGCCGGTGGCGCTGTCGGCAAGGGCGTGCAGCTCGACGGAGTGGACGACCAGGTGGCGACGAGCGGCCCGGTGATCCGCACCGACCAGAGCTTCTCGGTCGCGGCCTGGGTGAAGCTCGACCGGGCACCGCACACCGGCGGCTCGGCCATCGTGCTGGCCCAGGACGGAACCAACGTCAGCGGCTTCTTCCTCTCGTACCGCCAGCTGGAGGGCCGTGGCGTCTGGGAGTTCCTCCAGCCGTCGGCGGACGCCTTGTCGCGGCCTGCGGACGAGGTGGTCCACTCCACGGTGCCGGCCGAGGTCAACAAGCTGACCCACCTGGCCGCGGTGTACGACGGGTCCGCCCGGCAGATCAGGCTCTACGTCAACGGCGCACCCGCCGGTTCCGCACCGCGGGTCGCCGGCTTCGACGCCACCGGACCGCTGCGGATCGGGCGCGGCCGGTGGAACGGCATTCCCACCAACACCTGGCCCGGGATGATCGACGAGGTCCGGGCGTACAACCGGGAGATCTCGGTCGACGAGATCCGGGGCCTGGTCGCGGGCAGCGACGTGAGCGCGGCGACCTGGAAGCTGGACGGCACTCCCGTCGACACGTCCGTGAACCATCGCGACGGCACCGTGCACGGTGCAGCGACCTGGACGGCCGGCCAGACGTCGATGCCGAACCCGGCGGATCGCGCGATCCAGCTGAACGGCACCGATGCCTACGTCGACGCGCCGCACACGGTGGACGTCGATCGCAGC containing:
- a CDS encoding SDR family NAD(P)-dependent oxidoreductase; amino-acid sequence: MSKVWFVTGSSRGLGRAFVEAALARGDRVAATARNAASLDDLVTEYGVTEYGDAVLPLAMDVTDKDAVFASVDRTKEHFGRLDVVVNNAGHAQIGAVEELTEQQLRDQLEANLFGAVWVVQAALPHLREQGSGHIFQLSSAAGLLAMPLGGAYHASKWALEGLNEALALEVADFGIKVTIIEPGGYATRGGKNPDPLNNGFLADPNPAYDDLRKRLAGAMGNQPAGDPAAAAQVLLELADADNPPLRVLFGQGFQPMLEKVYADRLRNWKDTEDLARRAQG
- a CDS encoding LamG domain-containing protein, which codes for MFTPLLSPSIGASAAPRTTTAEPAPVAAAADLAGATRAARRQGTRVEVTGLRSEDRTVFAQPDGSSIVELSAGPVRIRRGKQWEGIDTDLVRRSDGTVAPKAAAVDVAFSAGGAVPMVRYGKSGARITLTWPGSLPVPELDGPSATYREVRPGVDLVLRAESTGYTQHLVVHTRQAARQLTQVKLGLRTEGVRVTATTSGGLEARTPAGAVVFTAPPSAMWDSGTPARRSVAAVSVGTSSLTITPDQRLMRDPRAKLPIVVDPNWATYGKSFWTSVSQGKPHSAFPNASPGGADVAQVGVCAFAGCNDIGVMRSYFQFDTHAGGILVGKRIMGVWLDSAVVHSPSCTTQRHVLLGTSQIGPGTTWANAPGGWQISESNAPGSYDRGGCGGWKPFSFVLPTNHVNPSSTSTYIIRAGNEGDAASWRKYDPHATKLRIRFNAAPNAPGSVRTDPALPAPCKWCAGMRYFGGDSIRLIAGLSDPDGNAVLPQWDIHTNGAVTTRYGALQANGSFHDTTVALADGNKMDWYVRGWDVDENTGQRLDFSPWTHGPGPFVVDRTPPSSGPKVTGILYQDDNRWHGGVGVPGTFVLERTKVTGSDPGTADVDHYLWGTTFPPTNPAPADALGGKATISVTPASDQPQELFVQSVDRAGNKSPATTYRYYVRPGSGPLAQWSFEGSTEDTAALGDRDGTLGGTARYAPGAIGLGLQLDGAQHTTNMTAPNTVRTDASFSVSAWVKPQPTRSVQVMAIAAQDGAPYNSGFYLQYRGDTNKWALLMLNNGTSISPPGTYAFATAPAQLDRWSHVTGVYDRAANVIRLYVNGVRVAEQALPSGFAPWHASGPLAVGRQKCGADPCDPWSGGIDEVKVYDRVLTDDEIRAAVGQDDVQTAHWAFEEAAGTTTRNQVDGGEAAVLQEGAALAGGAVGKGVQLDGVDDQVATSGPVIRTDQSFSVAAWVKLDRAPHTGGSAIVLAQDGTNVSGFFLSYRQLEGRGVWEFLQPSADALSRPADEVVHSTVPAEVNKLTHLAAVYDGSARQIRLYVNGAPAGSAPRVAGFDATGPLRIGRGRWNGIPTNTWPGMIDEVRAYNREISVDEIRGLVAGSDVSAATWKLDGTPVDTSVNHRDGTVHGAATWTAGQTSMPNPADRAIQLNGTDAYVDAPHTVDVDRSFSVSAWLRPDKLGGWWVPLSQDGQVVSSFHLQLTDKGHWTFAMSGADAKDAGNSGARAIGPLAQIGVWQHVVGSYDAQRKQLAIHVNGVLGGTATHTQTWDYPAGRFVIGGSKWNGVRSASFPGTVDDVRAFDRVLSASEIVTMAGRDLGLAHHWALDETAGTNAADSVGARAGTLSGPGRITGRVGNALGFDGQDDTASTTGVDIDATKSFTVSAWVRLRKVCDRGTEFSCRLTAVSLDGGQTSKFRLGHFADDDSHRFGAWVFEMPEADGTVTKASVSALESDLGKWVQLVGVYDAPAKQLWLYVDADRQGDGVLDTPWATSGGLHLGRGLTGGAPAEFWPGDVDDVRLYAGRLDKARIENLFASYPASAG
- a CDS encoding DUF2975 domain-containing protein; protein product: MGRVAVLALRVVLAIALAGSLVVQGLMVPLLWMDLDDAPAAVRIPVVVIVVLGIVTLQVTAVCIWRLLTMVRRGTVFSHGAFRYVDIVIGAIAAASLLTFGMAVALAPGEAVAPGIVGLVCGLSVVVAGVALVVYVLRMLLAQAVATDHEAQQLRAELDEVI
- a CDS encoding polysaccharide deacetylase; its protein translation is MTGTTGAAWHGGAAAVATLTFDVDAETPILAAGRQYAGHLMTMSHQAYGPDVGVPRILDLLDDLDVPATFFVPGWVAEHRPGLAATIVERGHEVAHHSYSHRAPTSMNAVEQRADFERALEVFDAQGIEITGHRAALWEATQTTLELVAEHGLTYDSSLMGDDRPYLLGVDGRPVAELPVHWSLDDWEQYAFLPAPQIGSVIESPRKVLELWQAELDAMRHYRCLFNLCLHPFLSGRPSRLLALRDLIETAQSRGDVHFARCRDLAAATYADPALERRDPPNVTADPAVYPD
- a CDS encoding helix-turn-helix transcriptional regulator, with the translated sequence MPIVVDVDVMLAKRKMAVGTLADRVGITPANLAVLKNGRAKAVRFSTLAALCEALDCQPGDLLRWIPEDTEATSDRSA
- a CDS encoding TetR/AcrR family transcriptional regulator, coding for MAKRALYSRDEILDAAVLAVRDRGHAATVADVTKLLNAPSGSIYHRFPSRQSLFVSAWMRCVRQFQSTFADLGIDDPVEAIVETGLQIPRFCREHPAEARTLTLFRYQLLMADPPAELAADLEVLNVPVSEHIAALTRRRYGRITQRRLELVALACRDTPYGMVRGLIGGPIPAWLDEPIAAASRAIALLSDKPGQSG